In Vespa velutina chromosome 1, iVesVel2.1, whole genome shotgun sequence, the following proteins share a genomic window:
- the LOC124956631 gene encoding GATOR complex protein NPRL2 isoform X1 — translation MISLLETAKDKIQEGPIRCIFFSEFHHIAGPKITCQVPDNFVSKDIFDNVNVYIIPKAQLQRSTITVTLKDYKILGFPVKIDDKKYARNAFYFNLCFVCDSEARTVHYEPVVKKMSDFLMALEIENCFLSASDDKTRLAEMLGHVMQELNLHKMCTLTEGTMTSHLKVVKLAPEPKPVLDHQVPIFLEGKEAFHSDQWDLTTQQVLPYIDGFNHVARIAAEADVENNLVKSCVQNLAYYSIVTLIPIFQYSNVYAATPKLKQLAEDIKLQERCITYASKSPRQPAYLRDIYRMYASMTHSCSMRDLCQRLNPQNLRINERRLVQFGLIEGLIRRVYKYPILLPGIPYNEETRNNPIYKYFTGTYNLDEICCNTGQSVAQIEEIVERDPNIVMLWK, via the exons atgatatcacTTTTGGAAACTGCAAAGGACAAAATTCAGGAAGGACCAATACGATGTATATTCTTTTCCGAATTTCATCATATAGCTGGCCCAAAGATCACTTGTCAG GTACCTGATAATTTTGTATCGaaagatatatttgataacgtcaatgtttatattataccaAAGGCACAATTACAAAGAAGTACAATTACTGT aacATTGAAAGACTATAAAATCTTAGGATTTCCCGTGAAAatagatgataaaaaatatgcaagaaatgctttttattttaatttatgttttGTGTGTGATTCAGAAGCTCGCACAGTTCATTATGAGCCAGTAGTTAAGAAGATGTCTGATTTCTTG ATGGCTTTAGAAATTGAGAATTGTTTCTTATCTGCTTCCGATGATAAAACTAGATTGGCTGAAATGTTGGGACATGTTATGCAAGAATTAAATTTGCATAAAATGTGCACACTAACGg aggGAACAATGACATCACATTTGAAAGTAGTAAAACTAGCACCAGAACCTAAGCCAGTTCTTGATCATCAAGTACCAATATTCTTAGAAGGTAAGGAAGCATTTCACAGTGATCAATGGGATTTAACAACTCAGCAAGTATTACCATATATAGATGGCTTTAACCATGTTGCTCGCATAGCAGCAGAAGCAGATGTTGAAAACAATTTAGTTAAAAGCTGTGTACAAAATTTAGC gTATTATAGCATTGTAACTTTAATtccaatatttcaatatagtAATGTCTATGCAGCAACGCCAAAGCTAAAACAATTAGCAGAAGATATCAAATTACAAGAAAGATGTATTACATATGCATCTAAATCCC CAAGACAACCAGCATATCTCAGagatatatatcgtatgtatGCAAGCATGACTCATAGCTGTAGTATGAGGGACTTGTGTCAACGTTTAAATCCACaaaatttaagaattaatgaaagaagattGGTTCAATTTGGTTTGATTGAAGGTCTTATTCGAAGGGTCTATAAG tACCCCATACTTTTGCCAGGTATACCGTATAATGAAGAAACACGGAATAATCCtatttataagtattttaCGGGAACATATAATTTGGATGAAATTTGTTGTAATACAGGTCAGAGTGTGGCACAAATAGAAGAAATCGTTGAACGTGATCCAAATATTGTTATGTTATGGAAGTAA
- the LOC124956631 gene encoding GATOR complex protein NPRL2 isoform X4, which translates to MISLLETAKDKIQEGPIRCIFFSEFHHIAGPKITCQVPDNFVSKDIFDNVNVYIIPKAQLQRSTITVTLKDYKILGFPVKIDDKKYARNAFYFNLCFVCDSEARTVHYEPVVKKMSDFLMALEIENCFLSASDDKTRLAEMLGHVMQELNLHKMCTLTEGTMTSHLKVVKLAPEPKPVLDHQVPIFLEDGFNHVARIAAEADVENNLVKSCVQNLANVYAATPKLKQLAEDIKLQERCITYASKSPRQPAYLRDIYRMYASMTHSCSMRDLCQRLNPQNLRINERRLVQFGLIEGLIRRVYKYPILLPGIPYNEETRNNPIYKYFTGTYNLDEICCNTGQSVAQIEEIVERDPNIVMLWK; encoded by the exons atgatatcacTTTTGGAAACTGCAAAGGACAAAATTCAGGAAGGACCAATACGATGTATATTCTTTTCCGAATTTCATCATATAGCTGGCCCAAAGATCACTTGTCAG GTACCTGATAATTTTGTATCGaaagatatatttgataacgtcaatgtttatattataccaAAGGCACAATTACAAAGAAGTACAATTACTGT aacATTGAAAGACTATAAAATCTTAGGATTTCCCGTGAAAatagatgataaaaaatatgcaagaaatgctttttattttaatttatgttttGTGTGTGATTCAGAAGCTCGCACAGTTCATTATGAGCCAGTAGTTAAGAAGATGTCTGATTTCTTG ATGGCTTTAGAAATTGAGAATTGTTTCTTATCTGCTTCCGATGATAAAACTAGATTGGCTGAAATGTTGGGACATGTTATGCAAGAATTAAATTTGCATAAAATGTGCACACTAACGg aggGAACAATGACATCACATTTGAAAGTAGTAAAACTAGCACCAGAACCTAAGCCAGTTCTTGATCATCAAGTACCAATATTCTTAGAAG ATGGCTTTAACCATGTTGCTCGCATAGCAGCAGAAGCAGATGTTGAAAACAATTTAGTTAAAAGCTGTGTACAAAATTTAGC tAATGTCTATGCAGCAACGCCAAAGCTAAAACAATTAGCAGAAGATATCAAATTACAAGAAAGATGTATTACATATGCATCTAAATCCC CAAGACAACCAGCATATCTCAGagatatatatcgtatgtatGCAAGCATGACTCATAGCTGTAGTATGAGGGACTTGTGTCAACGTTTAAATCCACaaaatttaagaattaatgaaagaagattGGTTCAATTTGGTTTGATTGAAGGTCTTATTCGAAGGGTCTATAAG tACCCCATACTTTTGCCAGGTATACCGTATAATGAAGAAACACGGAATAATCCtatttataagtattttaCGGGAACATATAATTTGGATGAAATTTGTTGTAATACAGGTCAGAGTGTGGCACAAATAGAAGAAATCGTTGAACGTGATCCAAATATTGTTATGTTATGGAAGTAA
- the LOC124956631 gene encoding GATOR complex protein NPRL2 isoform X2 has protein sequence MISLLETAKDKIQEGPIRCIFFSEFHHIAGPKITCQVPDNFVSKDIFDNVNVYIIPKAQLQRSTITVTLKDYKILGFPVKIDDKKYARNAFYFNLCFVCDSEARTVHYEPVVKKMSDFLMALEIENCFLSASDDKTRLAEMLGHVMQELNLHKMCTLTEGTMTSHLKVVKLAPEPKPVLDHQVPIFLEGKEAFHSDQWDLTTQQVLPYIDGFNHVARIAAEADVENNLVKSCVQNLANVYAATPKLKQLAEDIKLQERCITYASKSPRQPAYLRDIYRMYASMTHSCSMRDLCQRLNPQNLRINERRLVQFGLIEGLIRRVYKYPILLPGIPYNEETRNNPIYKYFTGTYNLDEICCNTGQSVAQIEEIVERDPNIVMLWK, from the exons atgatatcacTTTTGGAAACTGCAAAGGACAAAATTCAGGAAGGACCAATACGATGTATATTCTTTTCCGAATTTCATCATATAGCTGGCCCAAAGATCACTTGTCAG GTACCTGATAATTTTGTATCGaaagatatatttgataacgtcaatgtttatattataccaAAGGCACAATTACAAAGAAGTACAATTACTGT aacATTGAAAGACTATAAAATCTTAGGATTTCCCGTGAAAatagatgataaaaaatatgcaagaaatgctttttattttaatttatgttttGTGTGTGATTCAGAAGCTCGCACAGTTCATTATGAGCCAGTAGTTAAGAAGATGTCTGATTTCTTG ATGGCTTTAGAAATTGAGAATTGTTTCTTATCTGCTTCCGATGATAAAACTAGATTGGCTGAAATGTTGGGACATGTTATGCAAGAATTAAATTTGCATAAAATGTGCACACTAACGg aggGAACAATGACATCACATTTGAAAGTAGTAAAACTAGCACCAGAACCTAAGCCAGTTCTTGATCATCAAGTACCAATATTCTTAGAAGGTAAGGAAGCATTTCACAGTGATCAATGGGATTTAACAACTCAGCAAGTATTACCATATATAGATGGCTTTAACCATGTTGCTCGCATAGCAGCAGAAGCAGATGTTGAAAACAATTTAGTTAAAAGCTGTGTACAAAATTTAGC tAATGTCTATGCAGCAACGCCAAAGCTAAAACAATTAGCAGAAGATATCAAATTACAAGAAAGATGTATTACATATGCATCTAAATCCC CAAGACAACCAGCATATCTCAGagatatatatcgtatgtatGCAAGCATGACTCATAGCTGTAGTATGAGGGACTTGTGTCAACGTTTAAATCCACaaaatttaagaattaatgaaagaagattGGTTCAATTTGGTTTGATTGAAGGTCTTATTCGAAGGGTCTATAAG tACCCCATACTTTTGCCAGGTATACCGTATAATGAAGAAACACGGAATAATCCtatttataagtattttaCGGGAACATATAATTTGGATGAAATTTGTTGTAATACAGGTCAGAGTGTGGCACAAATAGAAGAAATCGTTGAACGTGATCCAAATATTGTTATGTTATGGAAGTAA
- the LOC124956631 gene encoding GATOR complex protein NPRL2 isoform X3: MISLLETAKDKIQEGPIRCIFFSEFHHIAGPKITCQVPDNFVSKDIFDNVNVYIIPKAQLQRSTITVTLKDYKILGFPVKIDDKKYARNAFYFNLCFVCDSEARTVHYEPVVKKMSDFLMALEIENCFLSASDDKTRLAEMLGHVMQELNLHKMCTLTEGTMTSHLKVVKLAPEPKPVLDHQVPIFLEDGFNHVARIAAEADVENNLVKSCVQNLAYYSIVTLIPIFQYSNVYAATPKLKQLAEDIKLQERCITYASKSPRQPAYLRDIYRMYASMTHSCSMRDLCQRLNPQNLRINERRLVQFGLIEGLIRRVYKYPILLPGIPYNEETRNNPIYKYFTGTYNLDEICCNTGQSVAQIEEIVERDPNIVMLWK, encoded by the exons atgatatcacTTTTGGAAACTGCAAAGGACAAAATTCAGGAAGGACCAATACGATGTATATTCTTTTCCGAATTTCATCATATAGCTGGCCCAAAGATCACTTGTCAG GTACCTGATAATTTTGTATCGaaagatatatttgataacgtcaatgtttatattataccaAAGGCACAATTACAAAGAAGTACAATTACTGT aacATTGAAAGACTATAAAATCTTAGGATTTCCCGTGAAAatagatgataaaaaatatgcaagaaatgctttttattttaatttatgttttGTGTGTGATTCAGAAGCTCGCACAGTTCATTATGAGCCAGTAGTTAAGAAGATGTCTGATTTCTTG ATGGCTTTAGAAATTGAGAATTGTTTCTTATCTGCTTCCGATGATAAAACTAGATTGGCTGAAATGTTGGGACATGTTATGCAAGAATTAAATTTGCATAAAATGTGCACACTAACGg aggGAACAATGACATCACATTTGAAAGTAGTAAAACTAGCACCAGAACCTAAGCCAGTTCTTGATCATCAAGTACCAATATTCTTAGAAG ATGGCTTTAACCATGTTGCTCGCATAGCAGCAGAAGCAGATGTTGAAAACAATTTAGTTAAAAGCTGTGTACAAAATTTAGC gTATTATAGCATTGTAACTTTAATtccaatatttcaatatagtAATGTCTATGCAGCAACGCCAAAGCTAAAACAATTAGCAGAAGATATCAAATTACAAGAAAGATGTATTACATATGCATCTAAATCCC CAAGACAACCAGCATATCTCAGagatatatatcgtatgtatGCAAGCATGACTCATAGCTGTAGTATGAGGGACTTGTGTCAACGTTTAAATCCACaaaatttaagaattaatgaaagaagattGGTTCAATTTGGTTTGATTGAAGGTCTTATTCGAAGGGTCTATAAG tACCCCATACTTTTGCCAGGTATACCGTATAATGAAGAAACACGGAATAATCCtatttataagtattttaCGGGAACATATAATTTGGATGAAATTTGTTGTAATACAGGTCAGAGTGTGGCACAAATAGAAGAAATCGTTGAACGTGATCCAAATATTGTTATGTTATGGAAGTAA
- the LOC124956631 gene encoding GATOR complex protein NPRL2 isoform X5: MISLLETAKDKIQEGPIRCIFFSEFHHIAGPKITCQVPDNFVSKDIFDNVNVYIIPKAQLQRSTITVLAEMLGHVMQELNLHKMCTLTEGTMTSHLKVVKLAPEPKPVLDHQVPIFLEGKEAFHSDQWDLTTQQVLPYIDGFNHVARIAAEADVENNLVKSCVQNLAYYSIVTLIPIFQYSNVYAATPKLKQLAEDIKLQERCITYASKSPRQPAYLRDIYRMYASMTHSCSMRDLCQRLNPQNLRINERRLVQFGLIEGLIRRVYKYPILLPGIPYNEETRNNPIYKYFTGTYNLDEICCNTGQSVAQIEEIVERDPNIVMLWK; this comes from the exons atgatatcacTTTTGGAAACTGCAAAGGACAAAATTCAGGAAGGACCAATACGATGTATATTCTTTTCCGAATTTCATCATATAGCTGGCCCAAAGATCACTTGTCAG GTACCTGATAATTTTGTATCGaaagatatatttgataacgtcaatgtttatattataccaAAGGCACAATTACAAAGAAGTACAATTACTGT ATTGGCTGAAATGTTGGGACATGTTATGCAAGAATTAAATTTGCATAAAATGTGCACACTAACGg aggGAACAATGACATCACATTTGAAAGTAGTAAAACTAGCACCAGAACCTAAGCCAGTTCTTGATCATCAAGTACCAATATTCTTAGAAGGTAAGGAAGCATTTCACAGTGATCAATGGGATTTAACAACTCAGCAAGTATTACCATATATAGATGGCTTTAACCATGTTGCTCGCATAGCAGCAGAAGCAGATGTTGAAAACAATTTAGTTAAAAGCTGTGTACAAAATTTAGC gTATTATAGCATTGTAACTTTAATtccaatatttcaatatagtAATGTCTATGCAGCAACGCCAAAGCTAAAACAATTAGCAGAAGATATCAAATTACAAGAAAGATGTATTACATATGCATCTAAATCCC CAAGACAACCAGCATATCTCAGagatatatatcgtatgtatGCAAGCATGACTCATAGCTGTAGTATGAGGGACTTGTGTCAACGTTTAAATCCACaaaatttaagaattaatgaaagaagattGGTTCAATTTGGTTTGATTGAAGGTCTTATTCGAAGGGTCTATAAG tACCCCATACTTTTGCCAGGTATACCGTATAATGAAGAAACACGGAATAATCCtatttataagtattttaCGGGAACATATAATTTGGATGAAATTTGTTGTAATACAGGTCAGAGTGTGGCACAAATAGAAGAAATCGTTGAACGTGATCCAAATATTGTTATGTTATGGAAGTAA
- the LOC124956606 gene encoding ATP-dependent RNA helicase Ddx1 isoform X1, with translation MAAFEEMGVLSEIAQAVEEIDWMLPTDVQAEAIPLILGGGDVLMAAETGSGKTGAFCLPILQIVWETLKDMESGKINNSTKELSHSIHWGLSLFDRDHALAVTPDSLRCQSREPKEWHGCRANKGVQGDGKFFFECVPTDEGLCRVGWSTSQASLDLGTDRFGYGFGGTGKKSNAKQFDNYGEPFGMHCIIGCLLDLSNGIIRFTKNGVDLGVAFTLNPQQKSQIFFPAVVLKNAEMSFNFGAQPFKYPPPNDYIAISSAPKDYVRLNPINSSHSQSVGSNKPINNAPQAIIIEPSRELAEQTYNQIQKFKTHLNNPTVRELLVIGGVSVKEQISMLNSGVDIVVGTPGRLEDLIQGGYMSLTHCRFFVLDEADGLLKQGYTELIDRLHRQIPKITSDGKRLQMIVCSATLHSFEVKKMAERLMHFPTWVDLKGEDIVPETVHHVVVIVDPQKDKLWQNLRRNIETDGVHSRDNIKPGNNTAEVLSEAVKILKGEYCIRAIREHKMDRALLFCRTKLDCDNLERYLKQVGGSELSCVCLHGDRKPQERKANLEKFKKKEVKFLICTDVAARGLDITGLPFMINITLPDEKSNYVHRIGRVGRAERMGLAISLVSNVPEKVWYHGEWCHSRGRNCHNTNLTDQGGCCTWYNEPRYLADIEDHLNVTIEQVGSDIKIPINEFDGKVSYGEKRAAMGTNYENHVHQMAPIVAELTALESKAQLIYLNRHLIVY, from the exons atggcAGCGTTTGAAG aaATGGGTGTACTGTCTGAAATAGCACAAGCTGTTGAAGAAATAGATTGGAT GCTACCGACAGATGTGCAGGCAGAGGCTATTCCTTTAATTTTGGGTGGAGGTGATGTATTAATGGCTGCAGAAACTGGAAGTGGAAAAACTGGAGCATTTTGTTTACCAATTTTGCAAATTGTATGGGAAACATTAAAAGATATGGAATCTGGAAAAATTAACAACTCTACAAAAGAATTATCACATT ctATACATTGGGGATTGAGCCTATTTGATAGAGATCATGCTCTAGCTGTGACGCCAGATAGTTTAAGATGTCAGAGTCGTGAGCCAAAGGAATGGCATGGATGCCGTGCCAATAAAGGAGTACAAGGAGAtgggaaatttttttttgaatgcgTACCCACAGATGAGGGTTTATGTCGCGTGGGGTGGTCTACGTCTCAG GCTTCTTTAGATTTAGGAACAGATAGATTTGGCTATGGCTTTGGAGGTACTGGTAAAAAGTCCAATGCAAAGCAATTTGATAATTATGGTGAACCTTTTGGAATGCATTGTATAATTGGATGTTTACTTGATTTATCAAACGGCATAATAAGATTCACAAAAAATGGTGTAGATCTGGGTGTAGCTTTTACATTGAATCCCCAACAGAAATCGCAAATTTTTTTCCCAGCTGTTGTACTGAAAAATGCAGAAATGTCATTTAATTTTGGTGCTCAACCATTTAAGTATCCTCCACCAAATGATTATATTGCTATATCTTCAGCTCCAAAAGATTATGTGAGACTTAATCCTATTAACAGTAGCCATAGTCAAAGCGTAGGAAGTAATAAACCTATAAACAATGCACCACAGGCTATAATTATTGAACCTTCTCGGGAATTAGCTGAACAAACCTATAATCAGATACAAAAA ttTAAAACACATTTAAACAATCCTACAGTTCGAGAATTATTAGTTATTGGAGGAGTAAGTGTAAAGGAACAGATTTCAATGTTAAATTCAGGTGTTGATATAGTAGTTGGCACACCTGGTCGTTTGGAAGATCTAATACAAGGAGGATACATGTCATTGACACATTGCag atttTTTGTATTGGACGAAGCTGATGGATTATTAAAGCAAGGATATACAGAACTTATTGATCGTCTACATAGACAAATTCCTAAGATTACATCAGATGGAAAAAGATTGCAGATGATTGTATGTTCAGCAACTTTACATTCAtttgaagtaaaaaagatgGCT GAACGTTTAATGCATTTTCCAACGTGGGTTGATTTAAAGGGAGAAGATATAGTTCCTGAAACTGTTCATCATGtcgtagtaatagtagatCCCCAGAAAGACAAATTATGGCAAAACTtaagaagaaatattgaaacagATGGAGTGCATAGTAGGGATAATATAAAACCTGGAAATAACACAGCTG AAGTATTGTCAGAGgctgttaaaatattaaaaggagAGTACTGTATCCGTGCTATAAGGGAACATAAAATGGATAGAGCATTACTTTTTTGCAGAACAAAACTTGACTGTGATAATTTGGAACGTTATTTGAAGCAAGTAGGAGGAAGTGAACTTTCATGTGTTTGTTTGCATGGTGATAGAAAACCACAAGAACGTAAAGCGAATTTagagaaattcaaaaaaaaagaagtaaagttCTTAATTTGCACAGATGTAGCAGCAAGAGGTCTAGATATAACCGGTTTGCCGTTCA TGATCAATATTACTTTGCCcgatgaaaaatcaaattacgTGCATAGAATTGGAAGAGTCGGTAGAGCTGAACGAATGGGTTTAGCTATTTCTTTAGTTAGCAATGTACCAGAGAAAGTATGGTATCATGGTGAATGGTGTCATTCTCGCGGTAGAAATTGTCATAATACTAATCTCACTGATCAAGGTGGATGTTGTACTTGGTATAATGAACCTAGA TATCTGGCAGACATTGAAGATCATTTGAATGTAACAATTGAACAAGTTGGCTCAGATATAAAGATTCcaataaatgaatttgatgGGAAAGTTAGttatggagaaaaaagagcaGCTATGG GAACCAATTATGAAAATCACGTACATCAAATGGCACCCATCGTTGCTGAATTGACTGCACTAGAATCAAAAGCACAACTGATATATCTAAATAGACACCTAATAGTATactaa
- the LOC124956606 gene encoding ATP-dependent RNA helicase Ddx1 isoform X2, with the protein MAAFEEMGVLSEIAQAVEEIDWMLPTDVQAEAIPLILGGGDVLMAAETGSGKTGAFCLPILQIVWETLKDMESGKINNSTKELSHSIHWGLSLFDRDHALAVTPDSLRCQSREPKEWHGCRANKGVQGDGKFFFECVPTDEGLCRVGWSTSQASLDLGTDRFGYGFGGTGKKSNAKQFDNYGEPFGMHCIIGCLLDLSNGIIRFTKNGVDLGVAFTLNPQQKSQIFFPAVVLKNAEMSFNFGAQPFKYPPPNDYIAISSAPKDYVRLNPINSSHSQSVGSNKPINNAPQAIIIEPSRELAEQTYNQIQKFKTHLNNPTVRELLVIGGVSVKEQISMLNSGVDIVVGTPGRLEDLIQGGYMSLTHCRFFVLDEADGLLKQGYTELIDRLHRQIPKITSDGKRLQMIVCSATLHSFEVKKMAGEDIVPETVHHVVVIVDPQKDKLWQNLRRNIETDGVHSRDNIKPGNNTAEVLSEAVKILKGEYCIRAIREHKMDRALLFCRTKLDCDNLERYLKQVGGSELSCVCLHGDRKPQERKANLEKFKKKEVKFLICTDVAARGLDITGLPFMINITLPDEKSNYVHRIGRVGRAERMGLAISLVSNVPEKVWYHGEWCHSRGRNCHNTNLTDQGGCCTWYNEPRYLADIEDHLNVTIEQVGSDIKIPINEFDGKVSYGEKRAAMGTNYENHVHQMAPIVAELTALESKAQLIYLNRHLIVY; encoded by the exons atggcAGCGTTTGAAG aaATGGGTGTACTGTCTGAAATAGCACAAGCTGTTGAAGAAATAGATTGGAT GCTACCGACAGATGTGCAGGCAGAGGCTATTCCTTTAATTTTGGGTGGAGGTGATGTATTAATGGCTGCAGAAACTGGAAGTGGAAAAACTGGAGCATTTTGTTTACCAATTTTGCAAATTGTATGGGAAACATTAAAAGATATGGAATCTGGAAAAATTAACAACTCTACAAAAGAATTATCACATT ctATACATTGGGGATTGAGCCTATTTGATAGAGATCATGCTCTAGCTGTGACGCCAGATAGTTTAAGATGTCAGAGTCGTGAGCCAAAGGAATGGCATGGATGCCGTGCCAATAAAGGAGTACAAGGAGAtgggaaatttttttttgaatgcgTACCCACAGATGAGGGTTTATGTCGCGTGGGGTGGTCTACGTCTCAG GCTTCTTTAGATTTAGGAACAGATAGATTTGGCTATGGCTTTGGAGGTACTGGTAAAAAGTCCAATGCAAAGCAATTTGATAATTATGGTGAACCTTTTGGAATGCATTGTATAATTGGATGTTTACTTGATTTATCAAACGGCATAATAAGATTCACAAAAAATGGTGTAGATCTGGGTGTAGCTTTTACATTGAATCCCCAACAGAAATCGCAAATTTTTTTCCCAGCTGTTGTACTGAAAAATGCAGAAATGTCATTTAATTTTGGTGCTCAACCATTTAAGTATCCTCCACCAAATGATTATATTGCTATATCTTCAGCTCCAAAAGATTATGTGAGACTTAATCCTATTAACAGTAGCCATAGTCAAAGCGTAGGAAGTAATAAACCTATAAACAATGCACCACAGGCTATAATTATTGAACCTTCTCGGGAATTAGCTGAACAAACCTATAATCAGATACAAAAA ttTAAAACACATTTAAACAATCCTACAGTTCGAGAATTATTAGTTATTGGAGGAGTAAGTGTAAAGGAACAGATTTCAATGTTAAATTCAGGTGTTGATATAGTAGTTGGCACACCTGGTCGTTTGGAAGATCTAATACAAGGAGGATACATGTCATTGACACATTGCag atttTTTGTATTGGACGAAGCTGATGGATTATTAAAGCAAGGATATACAGAACTTATTGATCGTCTACATAGACAAATTCCTAAGATTACATCAGATGGAAAAAGATTGCAGATGATTGTATGTTCAGCAACTTTACATTCAtttgaagtaaaaaagatgGCT GGAGAAGATATAGTTCCTGAAACTGTTCATCATGtcgtagtaatagtagatCCCCAGAAAGACAAATTATGGCAAAACTtaagaagaaatattgaaacagATGGAGTGCATAGTAGGGATAATATAAAACCTGGAAATAACACAGCTG AAGTATTGTCAGAGgctgttaaaatattaaaaggagAGTACTGTATCCGTGCTATAAGGGAACATAAAATGGATAGAGCATTACTTTTTTGCAGAACAAAACTTGACTGTGATAATTTGGAACGTTATTTGAAGCAAGTAGGAGGAAGTGAACTTTCATGTGTTTGTTTGCATGGTGATAGAAAACCACAAGAACGTAAAGCGAATTTagagaaattcaaaaaaaaagaagtaaagttCTTAATTTGCACAGATGTAGCAGCAAGAGGTCTAGATATAACCGGTTTGCCGTTCA TGATCAATATTACTTTGCCcgatgaaaaatcaaattacgTGCATAGAATTGGAAGAGTCGGTAGAGCTGAACGAATGGGTTTAGCTATTTCTTTAGTTAGCAATGTACCAGAGAAAGTATGGTATCATGGTGAATGGTGTCATTCTCGCGGTAGAAATTGTCATAATACTAATCTCACTGATCAAGGTGGATGTTGTACTTGGTATAATGAACCTAGA TATCTGGCAGACATTGAAGATCATTTGAATGTAACAATTGAACAAGTTGGCTCAGATATAAAGATTCcaataaatgaatttgatgGGAAAGTTAGttatggagaaaaaagagcaGCTATGG GAACCAATTATGAAAATCACGTACATCAAATGGCACCCATCGTTGCTGAATTGACTGCACTAGAATCAAAAGCACAACTGATATATCTAAATAGACACCTAATAGTATactaa